One Neovison vison isolate M4711 chromosome 2, ASM_NN_V1, whole genome shotgun sequence genomic window carries:
- the TAF5 gene encoding transcription initiation factor TFIID subunit 5 produces the protein MAALAEEQTEVAVKLEPEGPPTLLPPQAGDGAGEGGGGTTNNGPNGGGGNVAAASSSAGGDGGTPKPSVAVSAVAPAGAAPVPAAAPEAGAPHDRQTLLAVLQFLRQSNLREAEEALRREARLLEEAVAGTGAPEADGAGTEAASALLSRVTASAPGPAAPDPPGTGASGAAAVSGLATGSAAPGKVGSVAVEDQPDVSAVLSAYNQQGDPTMYEEYYSGLKHFIECSLDCHRAELSQLFYPLFVHMYLELVYNQHENEAKSFFEKFHGDQECYYQDDLRVLSSLTKKEHMKGNETMLDFRTSKFVLRISRDSYQLLKRHLQEKQNNQIWNIVQEHLYIDIFDGMPRSKQQIDAMVGSLAGEAKREANKSKVFFGLLKEPEIEVPLDDEDEEGENEEGKPKKKKPKKDSIGSKSKKQDPNAPPQNRIPLPELKDSDKLDKIMNMKETTKRVRLGPDCLPSICFYTFLNAYQGLTAVDVTDDSSLIAGGFADSTVRVWSVTPKKLRSVKQAADLSLIDKESDDVLERIMDEKTASELKILYGHSGPVYGASFSPDRNYLLSSSEDGTVRLWSLQTFTCLVGYKGHNYPVWDTQFSPYGYYFVSGGHDRVARLWATDHYQPLRIFAGHLADVNCTRFHPNSNYVATGSADRTVRLWDVLNGNCVRIFTGHKGPIHSLTFSPNGRFLATGATDGRVLLWDIGHGLMVGELKGHTDTVCSLRFSRDGEILASGSMDNTVRLWDAVKAFEDLETDDFTTATGHINLPENSQELLLGTYMTKSTPVVHLHFTRRNLVLAAGAYSPQ, from the exons ATGGCGGCGCTGGCGGAGGAGCAGACGGAGGTGGCGGTCAAGTTGGAGCCAGAGGGACCGCCGACGCTGCTACCTCCGCAGGCGGGGGACGGCGCTGGCGAGGGTGGCGGCGGCACTACCAACAACGGCCCCAACGGCGGCGGCGGGAACGTTGCGGCGGCGTCGTCGTCGGCCGGCGGGGATGGTGGGACCCCCAAACCCTCGGTGGCTGTCTCCGCCGTTGCTCCGGCGGGGGCGGCCCCGGTGCCCGCCGCTGCTCCGGAGGCCGGCGCTCCCCACGACCGACAGACTCTGCTGGCGGTGCTGCAGTTCCTGCGGCAGAGCAATCTCCGCGAGGCCGAAGAGGCGCTGCGCCGTGAGGCCCGGTTGCTGGAGGAGGCAGTGGCGGGCACTGGAGCCCCAGAGGCGGACGGCGCCGGTACAGAGGCGGCTAGCGCGCTTCTCAGCCGGGTCACAGCCTCGGCCCCCGGCCCCGCGGCCCCTGACCCTCCGGGCACCGGCGCTTCGGGGGCCGCCGCGGTCTCGGGTTTAGCGACAGGTTCTGCGGCTCCGGGGAAAG ttgGAAGTGTAGCCGTTGAAGACCAGCCGGATGTCAGTGCTGTGCTGTCAGCCTACAACCAACAAGGAGACCCCACAATGTATGAAGAATACTATAGCGGACTAAAACACTTCATTGAATGTTCCTTGGACTGCCATCGGGCAGAATTATCCCAACTCTTTTATCCTTTGTTTGTACACATGTACTTGGAACTAGTCTACAATCAACATGAGAATGAAGCAAAATCATTTTTTGAGAA GTTCCATGGAGATCAGGAATGTTATTACCAGGATGACCTACGAGTATTATCTAGTCTTACCAAAAAGGAACACATGAAAGGGAATGAGACCATGTTGGATTTTCGAACAAGTAAATTTGTTCTGCGTATTTCCCGTGACTCGTATCAACTCTTGAAGAGGCATCTTCAGGAGAAACAGAACAATCAGATATGGAACATAGTTCAGGAGCACCTCTACATTGACATCTTTGATGGGATGCCGCGTAGTAAGCAACAGATAGATGCGATGGTGGGAAGTTTGGCAGGAGAGGCTAAACGAGAGGCAAACAAATCAAAG GTATTTTTTGGCTTATTAAAAGAGCCAGAAATTGAGGTGCCTTTAGATGATGAagatgaagaaggagaaaatgaagaaggaaaacctaaaaagaaGAAGCCTAAAAAAGATAGCATTGGatccaaaagcaaaaaacaagatcccaATGCTCCACCTCAAAACAG AATCCCTCTTCCAGAGTTGAAAGACTCAGATAAGTTGGATAAGATAATGAATATGAAAGAAACCACCAAACGAGTACGCCTTGGGCCAGACTGTttaccctccatttgtttctatACATTCCTCAATGCTTACCAG GGCCTCACTGCAGTGGATGTCACTGATGATTCTAGTTTGATTGCTGGAGGTTTTGCAGATTCAACTGTTAGAGTGTGGTCTGTGACACCCAAAAAGCTTCGTAGTGTTAAACAAGCAGCAG ATCTTAGCCTCATAGACAAAGAATCAGATGATGTCTTAGAAAGAATAATGGATGAGAAAACAGCAAGTGAGTTGAAGATTTTGTATGGTCATAGCGGGCCTGTCTATGGAGCCAGCTTCAGTCCGGATAG GAACTATTTGCTTTCCTCTTCAGAGGATGGAACTGTTAGATTGTGGAGTCTTCAAACATTTACTTGCTTGGTGGGATATAAAGGACACAACTACCCAGTATGGGACACACAGTTTTCTCCATATGGATATTATTTTGTGTCAGGGGGCCACGATCGAGTAGCTCG gctctgGGCTACAGACCACTATCAGCCTTTAAGGATATTTGCTGGCCATCTTGCTGATGTGAATTGTACCAGATTCCATCCAAATTCTAATTATGTTGCTACGGGCTCTGCGGACAGAACTGTGCGGCTCTGGGATGTCCTGAATGGAAACTGTGTAAGAATATTCACTGGACACAAG GGACCAATTCATTCCTTGACATTTTCTCCCAATGGGAGATTCCTGGCTACAGGAGCCACAGATGGCAGAGTACTCCTTTGGGATATTGGACATGGTTTGATGGTTGGAGAATTAAAAGGCCACACTGATACAGTCTGTTCACTTAGGTTTAGTAGAGATGGTGAAATTTTGGCATCAG GTTCAATGGATAATACAGTCCGGTTGTGGGATGCTGTCAAAGCCTTTGAAGATTTAGAGACCGATGACTTTACTACAGCCACTGGGCATATAAATTTACCTGAGAATTCACAGGAGTTATTGTTGGGAACATATATGACCAAATCAACACCAGTTGTACACCTCCATTTTACTCGAAGAAACTTGGTTCTAGCTGCAGGAGCTTATAGTCCGCAATAA
- the ATP5MK gene encoding ATP synthase membrane subunit K, mitochondrial, which yields MAGPEADAQFHFTGIKKYFNSYTLTGRMNCVLATYGGIALMILYFKLRSKKTPAVKAT from the exons atggCAGGTCCAGAAGCTGATGCCCAATTCCATTTCACTGgtatcaaaaaatatttcaactcTTACACTCTCACAGGTAGAATGAAT tGTGTACTGGCCACATATGGAGGCATTGCTTTGATGATCTTATACTTCAAGTTAAGGTCTAAAAAAACACCAGCTGTGAAAGCAACATAA